From Nicotiana tabacum cultivar K326 chromosome 15, ASM71507v2, whole genome shotgun sequence, the proteins below share one genomic window:
- the LOC107808830 gene encoding cinnamoyl-CoA reductase-like SNL6, producing the protein MASASLRCISNTVCAMDASSRLGSSLVKRLLERGFTVHAAIQNHGDYELISLPPYDKKGLEVFQSDPFDYHSVLDALKGCSCLFYSFEPPKDHSNAYDEYMAEVEVRTAHNVLEACAQTETIEKVVFTSSATAIIWGHDHKKSESLDLDERHWSDINFCRKFKLWHALAKTLAEKTAWALAMDRGLNMVSINSGLLINPDLNITNPYLKGAAEMYEDGVLVTVDLDFLVDSHIYVYEDISTYGRYLCYNHTINTTEDAFKLAEKLFPLPSSPPSFERDTRIIQQRISNKKLNKLMVDFRKSEKGLLENQEDCL; encoded by the exons ATGGCGTCGGCTTCCTTACGCTGCATCTCCAACACTGTCTGTGCTATGGATGCCTCTAGTCGGCTCGGCTCGAGCTTGGTTAAGCGGCTACTTGAAAGAGGCTTCACAGTCCATGCTGCTATTCAAAATCATG GTGACTATGAGTTGATATCGTTGCCGCCATATGACAAAAAGGGATTGGAGGTTTTTCAGTCGGACCCTTTTGATTACCATAGCGTACTTGATGCTTTGAAGGGTTGTTCTTGTTTGTTTTACTCCTTTGAGCCTCCCAAGGACCACTCCAATGCTTATGAT GAATATATGGCAGAAGTGGAGGTTAGGACAGCACATAATGTATTGGAAGCATGTGCACAAACTGAAACCATAGAAAAAGTTGTATTCACTTCCTCAGCAACTGCAATTATTTGGGGACATGATCATAAAAAATCTGAATCCTTGGATCTTGATGAAAGGCATTGGAGTGACATCAACTTTTGTCGTAAATTCAAG CTATGGCATGCTTTAGCAAAAACACTAGCAGAGAAAACAGCATGGGCATTGGCAATGGACAGAGGTTTGAACATGGTGTCAATCAACTCAGGACTATTAATTAATCCTGATTTAAACATCACAAATCCTTATTTAAAAGGAGCTGCGGAAATGTATGAAGATGGAGTTCTTGTGACTGTTGATCTTGATTTCTTAGTGGATTCTCACATTTATGTTTATGAAGATATCTCAACTTATGGCCGATATTTGTGCTATAATCACACCATTAATACCACAGAAGATGCTTTTAAGCTTGCTGAAAAATTGTTCCCTTTGCCTTCCTCCCCTCCAAG TTTTGAGAGGGATACAAGGATAATCCAGCAGAGGATAAGCAACAAGAAATTGAACAAACTCATGGTTGACTTTAGAAAATCAGAGAAAGGCCTTTTGGAAAATCAAGAAGATTGCTTGTGA